From one Lycium barbarum isolate Lr01 chromosome 6, ASM1917538v2, whole genome shotgun sequence genomic stretch:
- the LOC132643625 gene encoding uncharacterized protein LOC132643625: protein MITVVSLIAMKHYDILFNPIKLFQKAYLVRLLLCFAGSKMCFNLVHALGRSNGILCVFHYVILSEHHLLQLFGRPQWLTVRWRSHTYVNKVKEELEKRGCQLSTGL from the exons ATGATAACAGTCGTCTCATTGATTGCAATGAAACATTACGACATTTTATTCAATCCCATCAAGTTATTTCAGAAAGCTTATCTGGTGAGACTACTGTTATGTTTCGCAGGCTCCAAGATGTGCTTCAATTTGGTCCATGCCCTCGGAAGGAGCAATGGGATTTTATGCGTATTCCATTATGTCATTCTGTCGGAACACCATCTTCTGCAG CTCTTTGGTCGTCCTCAATGGCTCACTGTTAGATGGCGATCACATACATATGTAAACAAg GTTAAGGAGGAACTAGAGAAGAGAGGCTGTCAATTAAGTACGGGTTTGTGA